The proteins below are encoded in one region of Triticum urartu cultivar G1812 unplaced genomic scaffold, Tu2.1 TuUngrouped_contig_4860, whole genome shotgun sequence:
- the LOC125528420 gene encoding protein BRICK1, whose translation MARAGQGGGMGSAVNVGIAVQADWENREFISNISLNVRRLFDFLLRFEATTKSKLASLNEKLDSLERKLEVLEVQVSSATTNPSVFNN comes from the exons ATGGCTCGCGCGGGGCAAGGGGGCGGGATGGGGAGCGCGGTGAACGTGGGGATCGCGGTGCAGGCAGACTGGGAGAACCGCGAGTTCATCTCCAACATCTCCCTCAACGTCCGCCGCCTCTTCGACTTCCTCCTCCGATTCG AGGCCACGACGAAGAGCAAGCTGGCCTCACTGAACGAGAAACTAGACAGCCTGGAGCGGAAGCTGGAGGTGCTGGAGGTCCAAGTGAGCAGCGCCACCACCAACCCCTCCGTTTTCAACAACTAG
- the LOC125528419 gene encoding pentatricopeptide repeat-containing protein At5g66520-like: MALRLLSHPSLTAAQLRQLHGHLLTSSLLGDRYLPNILLRGLLPDAPLRALALFPRLRRILPAFLPNNYTFSFLLTASIATAIPIPSPSFTSSAHTQLICALHALAVTLGWDAHAYVSNGFIHAYASRGFLDAARRVFDSAVLARTDDVCSWTSLLTAYARAGHRDDARSLFDGMPHKTPIAWSAMLSAHVGAGGFVDALEVFDMMLRARVRPNRAAIVGALAACGGLGALEQGRWVHALITATTGRMDAGVATALVDMYAKCGNLDSARQVFAAMPEPERDVFAYTAMISGLSDHGHCQEAVELFGQMQDQGVRPNEVTFICVLCTCARAGGGLVSVAREIFQSMSAVHGIEPGVEHYGSLVDVLGRAGMLAEAAAVVRAMPMRPDSYVLGALLNACRVHGGDGVKLGKQVVEWLAELGLDHSGVHVQLSNMYACSSKWEDVVRIRLVMEEKKVAKVPGCSMVEVDGVACEFVAGDRFLDPCINTVVRGLDQQLRLLGHDYRHLEELSNLA; encoded by the coding sequence ATGGCGCTGCGGCTGCTGTCCCACCCGTCGCTCACGGCGGCGCAGCTCCGGCAGCTCCACGGCCACCTCCTCACCTCCTCCCTCCTCGGCGACCGCTACCTCCCAAACATCCTCCTCCGCGGCCTCCTCCCGGACGCCCCTCTCCGCGCCCTCGCCCTCTTCCCCCGCCTCCGCCGCATCCTCCCCGCATTCCTCCCCAACAACTAcaccttctccttcctcctcacCGCCTCTATCGCCACAGCCATCCCCATTCCCTCGCCGTCGTTCACCTCCTCGGCCCACACGCAGCTCATCTGCGCGTTGCACGCGCTCGCCGTGACGCTCGGCTGGGACGCGCACGCTTACGTCTCCAACGGCTTCATCCACGCCTACGCCTCCCGCGGCTTCCTAGACGCCGCGCGCCGCGTCTTCGACAGTGCCGTCCTCGCCCGTACGGACGACGTCTGCTCCTGGACCTCGCTTCTCACGGCCTACGCCAGGGCCGGGCACAGGGACGACGCACGCTCCCTGTTCGATGGAATGCCGCACAAGACGCCCATCGCCTGGAGCGCCATGCTCAGCGCCCACGTCGGGGCAGGCGGCTTCGTGGATGCGCTCGAGGTGTTCGACATGATGCTCAGGGCTCGTGTCCGGCCCAACAGGGCGGCTATCGTTGGCGCACTGGCTGCATGCGGTGGGCTCGGGGCGCTGGAGCAGGGCCGGTGGGTGCACGCTCTCATCACCGCTACCACCGGTAGGATGGATGCGGGGGTGGCTACTGCGCTGGTGGACATGTATGCTAAGTGCGGGAACCTAGACTCGGCAAGGCAGGTGTTCGCAGCCATGCCGGAGCCCGAGCGCGACGTGTTTGCTTACACGGCCATGATCTCGGGGCTCTCGGACCACGGTCACTGCCAGGAGGCCGTTGAGCTGTTCGGCCAGATGCAGGACCAGGGGGTGCGCCCCAACGAGGTCACCTTCATCTGCGTCCTCTGCACTTGTGCCCGTGCCGGCGGCGGGCTTGTCAGCGTCGCTAGGGAGATCTTCCAGAGCATGTCTGCCGTCCACGGCATCGAGCCCGGCGTGGAGCACTATGGGAGCCTGGTCGACGTGCTCGGCCGTGCCGGGATGCTTGCGGAGGCCGCGGCTGTGGTGCGGGCAATGCCGATGCGGCCCGACTCATACGTGCTAGGTGCGCTGCTCAATGCATGCCGGGTGCACGGTGGTGACGGCGTGAAGCTCGGAAAGCAGGTTGTGGAGTGGCTAGCGGAACTTGGGCTCGACCACAGCGGCGTGCACGTGCAGCTGTCCAACATGTACGCCTGCTCCAGCAAGTGGGAGGACGTGGTAAGGATCCGGTTGGTGATGGAGGAGAAGAAGGTGGCCAAAGTGCCCGGCTGCAGCATGGTCGAGGTCGATGGCGTCGCTTGCGAGTTTGTTGCTGGCGACCGCTTCCTTGATCCGTGCATCAACACCGTCGTCAGAGGGCTCGATCAGCAGCTCAGGCTGCTTGGCCATGACTACCGTCACCTCGAGGAGCTATCCAACTTGGCGTAG